In the Duncaniella freteri genome, one interval contains:
- the gcvPB gene encoding aminomethyl-transferring glycine dehydrogenase subunit GcvPB, with protein MNRELYGEVIFDLSKPGRRGYYMSPAGCEDAISSIPSGLMRQRPLRLPEVDEPAVVRHYTNMSTNNFGVDTGFYPLGSCTMKYNPKINEEMASLAEFAGLHPFQPIFSVQGALKAYHELQGLLSEIGGMSEFTLNPYAGAHGELTGLMVIRAYHDSRNDKARVKVIVPDSAHGTNPASAAVAGLQVVQVKSLPDGTVDVEALRPLLDETVAAVMMTNPNTVGIFEHNIPVIAEMVHACGALLYYDGANLNPMLGVARPGDMGFDVMHINLHKTFSTPHGGGGPGSGPVGVRAGLEEFLPNPRIKVVEHEGQKLYYLTDEESSLGRISSWLGNFAVELRALAYILSLGKEGLKMAGPLATLNANYIKESLRDLYLLPIDRVCKHEFVFDGLVDKSTGITTLNIAKRLLDHGFHAPTIYFPLLFHESLMIEPTETESIETLDSFIEVMRDIAREARETPDVVKDAPHLTPVRKPDDTAAALNPVVTYFQLQQA; from the coding sequence ATGAACAGAGAATTATACGGAGAAGTGATATTTGACCTTTCCAAGCCTGGACGTAGAGGCTATTATATGTCGCCGGCAGGTTGTGAGGATGCGATCTCCTCAATCCCATCAGGACTTATGCGTCAGCGTCCACTACGTCTCCCTGAGGTTGATGAGCCTGCTGTTGTGCGTCATTATACAAATATGTCGACCAACAATTTCGGAGTTGATACCGGATTCTATCCTCTCGGGTCATGTACGATGAAATACAATCCTAAAATCAATGAGGAGATGGCTTCATTGGCTGAGTTTGCAGGATTGCATCCTTTCCAACCCATTTTCTCGGTACAGGGAGCCCTTAAGGCTTATCATGAATTGCAGGGACTTCTGTCAGAGATTGGAGGAATGTCGGAATTCACACTTAATCCTTATGCTGGTGCGCATGGGGAGCTTACAGGTCTGATGGTGATCAGAGCTTACCATGACAGCCGTAATGACAAGGCTCGTGTCAAGGTGATTGTCCCTGATTCAGCGCATGGCACTAATCCGGCATCTGCTGCTGTGGCAGGGCTTCAGGTTGTACAGGTGAAGTCACTCCCTGACGGCACTGTGGATGTTGAGGCTCTGCGTCCGTTGCTTGACGAGACTGTTGCAGCTGTCATGATGACCAATCCTAACACGGTGGGTATCTTTGAGCACAATATACCTGTGATAGCAGAAATGGTACATGCCTGTGGTGCTCTTTTATATTATGACGGTGCCAATCTTAATCCTATGCTTGGAGTAGCACGTCCTGGCGATATGGGTTTTGATGTGATGCATATCAATCTTCATAAGACATTCTCAACTCCGCATGGCGGTGGCGGACCCGGTTCCGGTCCTGTAGGTGTTAGAGCCGGGCTTGAGGAGTTTTTGCCTAACCCGCGCATAAAGGTTGTAGAACATGAGGGGCAGAAGCTCTATTACCTCACTGATGAGGAGTCATCACTCGGAAGAATATCATCCTGGCTGGGTAACTTTGCAGTCGAGCTTCGTGCTCTTGCCTATATTCTTTCGCTTGGAAAAGAGGGTTTGAAGATGGCAGGACCTCTTGCCACATTGAATGCCAACTATATCAAGGAGTCGTTGAGAGACCTGTATCTGCTACCTATTGATCGCGTGTGCAAGCATGAGTTTGTATTTGACGGTCTGGTTGACAAGTCTACCGGAATAACGACTCTCAATATAGCCAAGCGTCTCCTTGATCATGGTTTCCATGCTCCCACCATCTATTTCCCGCTTCTGTTCCATGAATCGTTGATGATAGAGCCTACGGAGACTGAGAGCATAGAAACTCTTGACAGTTTTATAGAAGTGATGCGTGATATCGCTCGTGAGGCTCGTGAGACACCTGATGTAGTAAAGGACGCACCGCATCTGACACCTGTGCGTAAGCCTGACGATACAGCAGCTGCGCTCAATCCTGTTGTGACATATTTTCAGCTTCAACAGGCATGA
- the lpdA gene encoding dihydrolipoyl dehydrogenase has product MTHDLIIIGAGPGGYETAMAAASAGNKVALIERDRLGGTCLNRGCIPTKALCRSAEMAVSMREAGDFGIGLSTSEINIDYRAIAGRKDAVVAQLREGVAELLKGVEVISGEARFVSTCGVEVNGDIHTAPRIIIATGSRPALLPIPGAELAMTSDDFLALETLPNSVAIIGAGVIGLEFASILNAFGVDVTVIEYCKEILPPFDAEVAKRLRMSLKCRGINILTDTQVTEVSPGMTVKCLAKGKEKTVEAEAVLMAVGRRPVIPDGLVELGVKLNRGAVVVNDSMEVEWESGNDPEGGTIYAIGDVNGRCMLAHAASAQGEIVLGHKRNLDVIPSAVFTMPECAMVGLTEEQCKAQGLDFCINKSTFRANGKAVAMGETDGMVKIISETSTGRLLGCHICGPHAADLVTEAALAMSSSLTVEAIAGTIHAHPTLSETVRNALMY; this is encoded by the coding sequence ATGACACATGACCTTATTATAATTGGTGCGGGGCCCGGCGGTTATGAGACCGCTATGGCTGCCGCTTCAGCAGGAAATAAGGTTGCACTCATAGAGCGCGACCGTCTTGGAGGCACTTGTCTTAACCGAGGGTGCATCCCCACTAAGGCTCTCTGCCGGAGTGCCGAGATGGCTGTGAGCATGCGTGAGGCTGGTGATTTCGGAATAGGGCTTTCGACATCTGAAATTAATATAGATTATCGGGCTATTGCCGGACGCAAAGATGCCGTAGTGGCTCAGTTGCGTGAAGGGGTTGCCGAATTGCTCAAGGGTGTCGAAGTGATATCCGGAGAGGCTCGCTTTGTTTCGACATGCGGGGTCGAGGTGAATGGAGACATTCATACTGCACCTCGTATCATTATAGCCACAGGTTCACGTCCGGCTTTACTGCCTATTCCTGGAGCAGAACTGGCTATGACGAGTGACGATTTTCTTGCACTTGAAACCCTTCCTAATTCTGTTGCCATAATAGGTGCAGGTGTGATAGGACTGGAGTTTGCATCGATACTCAATGCTTTCGGTGTGGATGTCACGGTGATAGAGTATTGCAAGGAGATTCTTCCTCCGTTTGATGCCGAAGTGGCAAAGCGTCTGCGCATGTCACTCAAATGTAGAGGTATAAATATACTTACTGACACTCAAGTGACCGAAGTCTCTCCTGGAATGACGGTGAAATGTCTTGCCAAAGGAAAGGAGAAGACAGTCGAGGCGGAAGCTGTGCTTATGGCTGTAGGCCGTCGGCCTGTTATACCTGACGGTCTTGTGGAATTGGGTGTAAAGCTCAATCGTGGAGCTGTAGTGGTGAATGACTCTATGGAAGTGGAGTGGGAGAGTGGCAATGATCCTGAAGGCGGCACCATTTATGCTATAGGTGATGTCAACGGTCGTTGTATGCTTGCTCATGCCGCTTCGGCTCAGGGTGAAATTGTGCTTGGTCATAAACGCAATCTTGATGTGATCCCTTCCGCTGTGTTCACCATGCCTGAGTGTGCTATGGTCGGTCTGACTGAAGAGCAGTGCAAGGCTCAGGGTCTTGATTTCTGTATAAACAAATCCACATTCAGGGCCAACGGTAAGGCTGTGGCAATGGGAGAGACCGATGGAATGGTGAAAATAATATCGGAAACATCTACAGGCAGGCTCCTCGGATGTCATATATGTGGACCTCATGCCGCAGATCTGGTCACAGAAGCAGCTCTTGCAATGTCTTCCTCATTGACAGTTGAGGCAATAGCTGGTACAATACATGCCCATCCCACACTTTCCGAGACAGTCCGTAACGCATTGATGTACTGA
- the zupT gene encoding zinc transporter ZupT, translated as MENISTQSLLIALLLTLIAGMGTGLGAFMSLLPQAREGRFLAGALGFSAGVMLYVSFLDLMPQAIAEMTGEFTPHYANMYSILAFFGGVLLIALIDFLVPEKDNPHEYNHVEITPVSKPRSGHTGMMLALAIGIHNFPEGMATFISALDGATVAIPIVIAIMLHNIPEGIAVAIPVYNATGSHRKALVWSVLSGFAEPLGAVVGMLFLINVWSPVLNAVLLAAVAGVMVYIAIDELLPGAESYGHHHITIICVILGMMLMAASILMV; from the coding sequence ATGGAAAATATTTCAACACAATCATTGCTTATCGCGTTGCTTCTTACATTAATCGCCGGAATGGGTACCGGGCTGGGTGCGTTTATGTCTCTTTTGCCACAAGCTCGTGAGGGACGATTTTTGGCTGGAGCTCTCGGATTTTCTGCCGGGGTCATGCTCTATGTGTCGTTTCTTGATCTCATGCCTCAGGCAATTGCTGAAATGACAGGTGAATTTACTCCGCATTATGCAAATATGTATTCGATTCTTGCATTCTTCGGAGGAGTGTTGCTTATCGCGTTGATAGATTTTCTTGTTCCTGAGAAGGACAATCCGCATGAATACAACCATGTCGAGATCACACCTGTATCCAAGCCGCGATCAGGGCATACAGGGATGATGCTTGCGCTTGCAATAGGAATACACAATTTTCCTGAGGGTATGGCTACATTCATATCTGCCCTTGACGGAGCCACAGTGGCAATACCTATAGTAATAGCCATAATGCTGCATAATATACCGGAAGGTATAGCTGTGGCAATCCCTGTGTATAATGCTACCGGTAGCCATCGGAAGGCTTTGGTGTGGAGTGTGCTGTCAGGATTTGCCGAACCTTTGGGTGCGGTTGTGGGGATGTTGTTTCTCATTAATGTGTGGAGTCCTGTGCTTAATGCAGTGCTTCTTGCAGCAGTAGCCGGAGTAATGGTGTATATCGCCATTGACGAGCTTCTCCCGGGTGCCGAGAGTTATGGTCACCATCATATCACCATAATCTGTGTAATACTCGGAATGATGCTTATGGCAGCATCTATTCTGATGGTATAA
- a CDS encoding urea transporter, whose product MYNLLLIIGRGIGQVMFQNNALSGLFMLICIFLNSWQMGLLALLGNVISNMAAYFSGYKQDDIKNGLYGFNGTLVGIAVGAFLQLSVESFILLVIASAGSTWIAGLFSRQRFLPGFTAPFILAVWAILGICLLFMPYLMLMPDAVIDDTYHYFQAFCLGIGQVMFQGRTVLAGLCFLLGILINSRKDAFYAALGALIPIPLSILLAVDSASINAGMMGYNGVLCAIALGGTDWKSLVSAVCAVLLSTGLQIIGMNLGIITLTAPFVMSVWIIITIRTLFYRLL is encoded by the coding sequence ATGTATAATTTATTGCTCATCATAGGTCGAGGGATAGGTCAGGTGATGTTTCAAAATAATGCGTTATCAGGATTGTTTATGCTGATCTGCATATTTTTGAACTCATGGCAAATGGGGCTGCTTGCATTATTAGGCAATGTGATTAGTAATATGGCAGCCTATTTTTCAGGATACAAGCAGGATGACATTAAAAACGGCTTATATGGATTTAATGGAACATTGGTCGGTATAGCAGTCGGTGCATTTTTGCAACTGTCGGTTGAAAGTTTTATCCTATTGGTCATAGCCTCTGCCGGTTCCACATGGATAGCCGGTCTTTTCAGTAGGCAACGTTTTCTACCCGGATTCACGGCTCCTTTCATTCTTGCAGTGTGGGCAATTCTTGGTATTTGCCTACTGTTCATGCCATATTTGATGCTTATGCCTGATGCAGTCATTGACGATACGTATCATTATTTTCAGGCTTTCTGTCTTGGTATAGGTCAGGTGATGTTTCAGGGACGTACGGTTTTAGCTGGATTATGTTTTCTTTTGGGCATTTTGATTAATTCCCGAAAAGATGCTTTCTATGCTGCTTTGGGAGCACTTATCCCTATTCCTCTATCCATTCTTTTAGCAGTGGATTCTGCAAGCATAAATGCAGGAATGATGGGGTATAATGGTGTGTTATGTGCCATAGCTTTAGGAGGAACCGACTGGAAAAGCTTGGTTTCGGCGGTGTGTGCAGTATTGCTGTCCACTGGATTGCAGATTATAGGGATGAATTTGGGGATTATAACCTTGACAGCTCCATTCGTTATGTCAGTATGGATTATAATAACAATACGTACACTGTTTTATCGATTGCTGTAG